The following are encoded together in the Streptomyces sp. NBC_01465 genome:
- a CDS encoding amino acid adenylation domain-containing protein has product MILQGKRVALPSEPVVHRQFEANVQAAPDAVAVSRAGRQATYAELDTRANRFAHFLGARGIGRGTKVGVCLDYSADLLVAILGTLKAGAAYVPFDPAYPAERLQLLLGQVPDLGLIVASPATAGMVESAAVDVVDLEQLSDDLAALPATSPGVPVTGDDICYAVFTSGSTGTPKLTAVRHEGWFNLMNWLKLEYGLHSGSHNLVVSAFGFDLSQRALMTPLFCGATQYLMASRNFDAMMAYRILTDHDIRVVHCASSTLYVLVDWEAARGGDALTRLDYVLFGGEALKAERLTDWMRREGNTCTLLHQYGVAECTDVATSYDLAAYRPGEHDIAPVGRPAYNTDIHLLDEQLRGVGAGEYGEICIAGAGVGAGYLGTAGPENEKFTTIEVDGAPLRLYRTGDRGHVTEAGELVVAGRMDAQVKVRGMRIDPTDIERALGRLDGVREAAVAVTYTDAGEAELTAFVVPAGDGLDEDDVRTRLLTALPRNMVPARFLEVPGIPLSPHGKVDRAALVDALKNQNADNGTAAQRGL; this is encoded by the coding sequence ATGATCCTTCAGGGAAAGCGGGTCGCCCTGCCATCGGAGCCCGTCGTCCACCGGCAGTTCGAGGCGAACGTGCAGGCCGCCCCCGATGCCGTCGCCGTCTCCCGGGCCGGCCGGCAGGCGACGTACGCGGAGCTGGACACGCGGGCGAACCGCTTCGCGCACTTCCTCGGCGCGCGCGGAATCGGCCGGGGTACGAAGGTCGGCGTCTGTCTCGACTACTCGGCCGACCTGCTCGTCGCCATCCTCGGGACGCTGAAGGCGGGCGCGGCCTACGTACCGTTCGACCCGGCCTACCCGGCGGAGAGGCTCCAGCTGCTGCTCGGCCAGGTACCCGACCTCGGCCTGATCGTCGCCTCCCCGGCGACGGCCGGGATGGTCGAGTCGGCGGCCGTCGACGTCGTCGATCTGGAGCAGCTCTCCGACGACCTGGCAGCGCTCCCCGCGACCTCTCCCGGCGTTCCCGTCACGGGCGACGACATCTGCTACGCGGTCTTCACGTCCGGGTCGACCGGCACGCCGAAGCTGACCGCGGTGCGCCACGAGGGCTGGTTCAACCTGATGAACTGGCTGAAACTCGAGTACGGACTGCACAGCGGATCCCACAACCTGGTCGTCAGCGCCTTCGGGTTCGACCTCTCCCAACGCGCCCTGATGACACCGCTGTTCTGCGGCGCCACCCAGTACCTGATGGCGAGCCGCAACTTCGACGCCATGATGGCGTACCGCATCCTCACCGACCACGACATCCGGGTGGTGCACTGCGCCTCCAGCACCCTGTACGTGCTGGTGGACTGGGAGGCCGCGCGAGGCGGTGACGCGCTCACCCGGCTCGACTACGTGCTCTTCGGCGGGGAGGCCCTCAAGGCCGAACGGCTCACGGACTGGATGCGGCGCGAGGGCAACACCTGCACCCTGCTGCACCAGTACGGAGTCGCCGAGTGCACGGACGTCGCGACGTCGTACGACCTCGCCGCCTACCGGCCCGGCGAGCACGACATCGCACCGGTCGGCAGGCCCGCCTACAACACCGACATCCACCTCCTCGACGAGCAGCTGCGCGGCGTCGGCGCGGGGGAGTACGGCGAGATCTGCATCGCCGGGGCCGGAGTCGGCGCCGGCTACCTCGGTACCGCGGGCCCCGAGAACGAGAAGTTCACGACGATCGAGGTCGACGGCGCGCCGCTGCGGCTGTACCGCACCGGCGACCGCGGCCATGTGACCGAGGCGGGCGAACTCGTCGTCGCGGGACGGATGGACGCGCAGGTGAAGGTGCGCGGGATGCGCATCGATCCCACCGACATCGAGCGTGCGCTCGGCCGGCTGGACGGAGTGCGGGAGGCCGCCGTGGCGGTCACGTACACCGATGCCGGCGAGGCCGAACTGACCGCGTTCGTCGTCCCGGCCGGGGACGGACTCGACGAGGACGACGTACGCACCCGCCTGCTGACGGCGCTGCCGCGGAACATGGTCCCGGCCAGATTCCTGGAAGTCCCGGGAATTCCCCTGAGCCCGCACGGAAAAGTCGACCGCGCGGCCCTTGTCGACGCGCTCAAGAACCAGAACGCCGACAACGGCACCGCGGCCCAGAGAGGACTGTGA
- a CDS encoding LmbU family transcriptional regulator, with protein MTFPQNLPERAWEQIGTNLRELANSSAWWLGDWLKYGEATYGWRRYKEAIERTGLDYQTLRNYAWVARRFEHDRRRDGLSFAHHAEVTRLSPPEQDYWLRKAEQQKWSRNELRKAVRASLAAQSDATETLPDNDDEQVAVDRPAESAADGKDRQKSTTLTVELSAGRLEYHAKAAAAHGLSLDQWLTHLLETVDGRSVERRTA; from the coding sequence ATGACCTTCCCGCAGAATCTGCCCGAGCGGGCCTGGGAGCAGATCGGGACCAACCTGCGCGAGCTCGCGAACTCCTCGGCCTGGTGGCTCGGCGACTGGCTGAAGTACGGCGAGGCCACCTACGGGTGGCGGCGGTACAAGGAGGCGATCGAGCGCACGGGCCTCGACTACCAGACCCTGCGCAACTACGCCTGGGTGGCCCGGCGGTTCGAGCACGACCGCAGGCGGGACGGCCTCAGCTTCGCCCATCACGCGGAGGTCACCCGGCTGTCCCCGCCGGAGCAGGACTACTGGCTGCGCAAGGCCGAACAGCAGAAGTGGTCGCGCAACGAACTGCGCAAGGCGGTCCGCGCGAGCCTGGCAGCACAGAGCGACGCCACCGAGACGCTGCCGGACAACGACGACGAGCAGGTCGCGGTGGACCGGCCGGCCGAGTCGGCGGCCGACGGAAAAGACCGGCAGAAGAGCACCACGCTCACCGTCGAACTGTCCGCCGGCCGACTGGAGTACCACGCGAAGGCGGCCGCCGCACACGGTCTGTCCCTCGACCAGTGGCTGACCCACCTGCTCGAAACCGTCGACGGACGGTCCGTCGAGCGACGGACCGCCTAG
- a CDS encoding MbtH family protein — MSTNPFDDADGRFHVVVNDEEQHSLWPVFAEVPAGWRVVFGEATRAECLEYVEQNWTDLRPKSLQVAMAAD; from the coding sequence TTGAGCACGAACCCCTTCGATGACGCGGACGGCCGCTTCCACGTGGTGGTCAACGACGAAGAACAGCACTCCCTCTGGCCGGTGTTCGCCGAGGTGCCCGCAGGCTGGCGCGTGGTGTTCGGCGAGGCGACCCGGGCCGAGTGCCTGGAGTACGTCGAGCAGAACTGGACCGACCTGCGGCCCAAGAGCCTGCAGGTGGCCATGGCGGCGGACTGA
- a CDS encoding serine hydrolase domain-containing protein has translation MAMTAGKRPRACVIGLAAVALTATVFTGPARASGGTAVAATDHQATQAAIDAAVAAGIPGVTAEARDAGGVWKSATGVGDLKTGAPRGKDDRFRVGSLTNTFVATVLLQMEAEKKIGLDTTVDHYLPGVVTGNGNDGSKITVRQLLNHTSGLFDYLADVPYYETYTMGDGFLQHRYDTLTPQQRLKVAFSHAPAFTPGARHSFSHTNDVLAALIVQKISGRPYEDEVRRRIVEPLGLRATSNPGTSANLPLPSSRGYSKLFYSTQPDRIDDVTRLNGSQNWGDGDIISSAADLNRFYRALMGGKLLPAQQLKELKTVVVNPDFPISSYGLGVETLAMSCGITLWYHDGGVVGSLTLSAFTEDGSHQLTFNYNGDWDASGIIPILNAEFCDTTSR, from the coding sequence ATGGCGATGACGGCAGGGAAGAGACCAAGGGCCTGCGTGATCGGTCTGGCGGCGGTGGCGCTCACCGCCACCGTCTTCACGGGGCCTGCCCGGGCTTCGGGCGGCACGGCTGTCGCGGCGACCGACCACCAGGCCACGCAGGCTGCGATCGACGCGGCCGTGGCAGCCGGCATACCCGGCGTCACCGCCGAGGCACGGGATGCGGGCGGTGTCTGGAAATCGGCGACGGGCGTGGGCGACCTCAAGACCGGCGCTCCGCGCGGCAAGGACGACCGGTTCCGCGTCGGCAGTCTCACCAACACCTTCGTGGCGACGGTCCTCCTGCAGATGGAGGCGGAGAAGAAGATCGGTCTCGACACGACCGTGGACCACTATCTGCCCGGTGTGGTGACGGGCAACGGGAACGACGGCAGCAAGATCACCGTCCGGCAGCTGCTCAACCACACCAGCGGACTCTTCGACTACCTCGCCGACGTGCCGTACTACGAGACGTACACCATGGGCGACGGCTTCCTCCAGCACCGGTACGACACCCTGACGCCCCAGCAGCGCCTCAAGGTGGCCTTCTCCCACGCGCCGGCGTTCACGCCGGGGGCCAGGCATTCCTTCTCCCACACCAACGACGTCCTGGCCGCACTGATCGTCCAGAAGATCAGCGGCAGACCGTACGAGGACGAGGTGCGCCGGCGCATCGTCGAACCCCTGGGGCTGCGGGCGACGTCCAACCCCGGCACGAGCGCCAATCTGCCCCTGCCCAGCAGCCGCGGCTACTCCAAGCTCTTCTACAGCACACAGCCCGACCGCATCGACGACGTCACCCGCCTCAACGGCTCTCAGAACTGGGGCGACGGTGACATCATCTCCAGCGCGGCCGATCTGAACCGGTTCTACCGGGCCCTGATGGGCGGAAAGCTGCTGCCCGCGCAGCAGTTGAAGGAACTGAAGACGGTCGTCGTCAACCCCGACTTCCCGATCTCGTCCTACGGGCTCGGCGTCGAGACGCTCGCGATGAGCTGCGGCATCACGCTCTGGTACCACGACGGCGGTGTGGTCGGCTCGCTCACCCTCTCCGCCTTCACCGAGGACGGCAGCCACCAGCTCACGTTCAACTACAACGGCGACTGGGACGCATCGGGGATCATCCCGATCCTGAACGCCGAGTTCTGCGACACGACGTCCCGCTGA
- the argC gene encoding N-acetyl-gamma-glutamyl-phosphate reductase codes for MTVRAAVAGASGYAGGELLRLLLAHPEVEIGALTGHSSAGQLLGTLQPQLAPLAGREVVPTTAAALRGHDVVFLALPHGRSAAVARELGDDTLVVDCGADFRLTDAADWETFYGSPHAGTWPYGLPELPGARASLAGARRIAVPGCYPTAVSLALFPAYAADLAEPEAVVVAASGTSGAGKTPRADLLGAEVMGSMRPYGVGGGHRHTPEMVQNLSAVAGHRVAVSFTPTLAPMPRGILATCSAAARPGVGAQDVREAYEKALSDEEFVTLLPEGQWPSTSAVYGSNAAQVQVTFDAAVGRIIAISAIDNLTKGTAGGAVQSMNAALGLPEGLGLSTIGVAP; via the coding sequence ATGACAGTGCGAGCGGCCGTGGCCGGAGCCAGCGGCTATGCGGGGGGCGAGCTCCTGCGCCTTCTGCTGGCTCACCCGGAAGTGGAGATCGGTGCCCTGACCGGGCATTCCAGCGCGGGACAGCTGCTGGGCACGCTGCAGCCGCAGCTGGCCCCGCTGGCCGGGCGTGAGGTGGTGCCCACCACCGCCGCAGCGCTGAGGGGGCACGACGTCGTCTTCCTCGCGCTGCCGCACGGCCGGTCCGCCGCCGTCGCGCGGGAGTTGGGCGACGACACACTGGTCGTCGACTGCGGCGCCGACTTCCGCCTCACCGACGCGGCCGACTGGGAGACGTTCTACGGCTCGCCGCACGCGGGCACCTGGCCCTACGGCCTGCCCGAACTGCCGGGCGCCCGCGCCTCGTTGGCGGGAGCCCGGCGCATCGCGGTGCCGGGCTGCTATCCGACCGCCGTGTCGCTGGCGCTCTTTCCCGCGTACGCGGCGGATCTGGCCGAACCGGAGGCGGTGGTCGTCGCGGCGTCCGGCACGTCCGGTGCCGGGAAGACGCCCAGGGCGGACCTGCTCGGAGCCGAGGTCATGGGTTCCATGCGGCCGTACGGCGTGGGCGGCGGCCACCGGCACACTCCCGAGATGGTGCAGAACCTGAGCGCCGTGGCGGGTCACCGGGTCGCCGTCTCCTTCACCCCGACCCTGGCCCCCATGCCGCGCGGCATCCTCGCCACGTGTTCGGCCGCGGCGCGGCCCGGGGTCGGCGCGCAGGACGTACGGGAGGCGTACGAGAAGGCCCTGTCCGACGAGGAGTTCGTGACGCTGCTGCCCGAGGGGCAGTGGCCCAGCACCTCGGCCGTGTACGGATCGAACGCCGCCCAGGTCCAGGTGACCTTCGACGCGGCGGTCGGCCGGATCATCGCGATCAGCGCCATCGACAACCTCACCAAGGGCACCGCGGGCGGCGCCGTCCAGAGCATGAACGCCGCTCTCGGCCTGCCCGAAGGGCTGGGGCTTTCCACGATCGGAGTCGCACCATGA
- the argJ gene encoding bifunctional glutamate N-acetyltransferase/amino-acid acetyltransferase ArgJ: MTVTAARGFTAAGVAAGLKENGDRDVALVVNNGPLHASAGVFTSNRVQAAPVQWSRQALADGGVRAVVLNSGGANACTGAEGFKDTCATAERAAELLGLDAGDVAVCSTGLIGVPLPMDRLLAGVESAVSRRSEAGGKDAAFAVMTTDTVPKTASVTRGDWAVGGMAKGAGMLAPGLATMLVVLTTDAALDTTALDRALRDATRVTFDRIDSDGCMSTNDTVLLLASGASEVAPAYEEFAEAVRTVCADLARQLVHDAEGASKEIRIEVLGAANEDDAVEVGRSIARNNLLKCALHGEDPNWGRVLSAIGTTSAAFDPDRLDVAINGVWVCRNGAVGEDRALVDMTARDVGITVNLAAGPDSAVIWTNDLTADYVHENSEYSS; encoded by the coding sequence ATGACCGTCACCGCAGCGCGAGGATTCACGGCGGCGGGTGTCGCCGCAGGCCTCAAGGAGAACGGCGACCGGGATGTGGCTCTCGTCGTCAACAACGGCCCGCTCCATGCATCTGCGGGAGTCTTCACCTCCAACCGCGTCCAGGCGGCGCCCGTCCAGTGGTCCCGCCAGGCCCTCGCCGACGGCGGAGTCCGCGCGGTGGTGCTCAACTCCGGCGGCGCCAACGCCTGCACCGGAGCGGAGGGGTTCAAGGACACGTGCGCCACCGCCGAGAGGGCTGCGGAGCTGCTCGGCCTCGACGCCGGCGACGTGGCGGTCTGTTCCACCGGACTCATCGGCGTGCCCCTGCCCATGGACCGGCTGCTGGCGGGTGTCGAGAGCGCCGTCTCCCGGCGGTCGGAGGCCGGCGGGAAGGACGCGGCGTTCGCCGTCATGACGACGGACACAGTGCCCAAGACGGCGTCCGTCACCCGTGGCGACTGGGCTGTCGGCGGGATGGCCAAGGGCGCGGGCATGCTCGCCCCCGGGCTCGCCACCATGCTCGTCGTGCTCACCACGGACGCCGCCCTGGACACCACCGCCCTGGACCGGGCGCTGCGGGACGCGACCCGTGTCACCTTCGACCGGATCGACTCCGACGGCTGCATGTCCACCAACGACACCGTGCTGCTGCTCGCCTCCGGGGCATCCGAAGTCGCCCCCGCGTACGAGGAGTTCGCCGAGGCCGTCCGTACGGTCTGCGCCGACCTGGCCCGGCAGCTCGTCCACGACGCCGAGGGTGCGAGCAAGGAGATCCGCATCGAGGTCCTCGGCGCCGCGAACGAGGACGACGCCGTCGAGGTCGGCCGGTCCATCGCCCGCAACAACCTCCTCAAGTGCGCCCTCCACGGCGAGGACCCCAACTGGGGCCGCGTCCTGTCCGCCATCGGCACCACCTCGGCCGCCTTCGACCCCGACCGGCTCGACGTCGCCATCAACGGCGTGTGGGTCTGCAGGAACGGGGCGGTGGGCGAGGACCGCGCACTGGTCGACATGACCGCCCGCGACGTCGGAATCACCGTCAACCTGGCCGCCGGCCCGGACTCCGCCGTCATCTGGACCAACGACCTCACCGCCGACTACGTCCACGAGAACAGCGAGTACTCCTCATGA
- a CDS encoding acetylornithine transaminase: protein MSASPTARPAGSNAALTSRWQNVMMDNFGTPRLPLTEGLGTRVRDAEGNEYLDFVGGIAVNALGHAHPAVVRAVTEQIARMGHVSNLFIAEPTVRLAERLLELAGRRGRVYFSNSGAEAVEAAVKIGRLTGRTHMVSAVGGFHGRTMGALALTGQPAKQRPFEPLPGEVSHVPYGDAEALRSAVTRDTALLVLEPVQGEYGVVVPPPGYLRAAREITAATGTLLVLDEIQTGIGRTGHWFAAQREGVEADVVTLAKGLGGGLPIGATLAFGAAAELLTPGTHGSTFSGNPVACAAALAVLDTIEQAGVLAHVTRAGQRLRRGLEALAHPLVREVRGAGLLWGVALHGEHAALVQQSAQDRGLLVNAVLPDVVRLAPPLIVTDREVDSFLDGFGAALTAAAHSVHLTSLQH from the coding sequence ATGAGCGCTTCTCCGACCGCCCGCCCTGCCGGCAGCAACGCGGCGCTGACCAGCCGCTGGCAGAACGTCATGATGGACAACTTCGGCACCCCTAGGCTGCCGTTGACCGAAGGCCTCGGCACCCGGGTCCGGGACGCCGAGGGCAACGAGTACCTCGACTTCGTCGGCGGCATCGCGGTCAACGCGCTCGGACACGCGCATCCCGCGGTCGTACGGGCGGTCACCGAGCAGATCGCCCGGATGGGACACGTCTCCAACCTGTTCATCGCCGAACCGACCGTGCGGCTCGCCGAGCGCCTGCTCGAGCTCGCCGGACGCCGGGGCCGGGTCTACTTCTCCAACTCGGGCGCCGAGGCCGTCGAAGCAGCCGTCAAGATCGGCAGGCTCACCGGCCGTACGCACATGGTGTCGGCCGTCGGAGGATTCCACGGCCGCACCATGGGGGCCCTGGCCCTCACCGGGCAGCCCGCCAAGCAGCGCCCCTTCGAACCGCTGCCGGGTGAGGTCAGCCATGTCCCGTACGGGGACGCCGAGGCCCTGCGATCCGCCGTGACCCGGGACACGGCGCTCCTGGTGCTCGAACCCGTACAAGGGGAGTACGGCGTGGTCGTCCCGCCGCCCGGCTATCTGCGGGCGGCACGCGAGATCACCGCGGCGACCGGAACCCTCCTCGTCCTGGACGAGATCCAGACCGGCATCGGGCGCACGGGCCACTGGTTCGCGGCACAGCGGGAAGGCGTCGAGGCCGATGTGGTCACGCTCGCCAAGGGACTGGGCGGCGGACTGCCCATCGGCGCGACGCTTGCCTTCGGCGCCGCGGCCGAGCTGCTGACGCCCGGTACTCACGGCTCGACCTTCAGCGGGAACCCGGTGGCCTGCGCGGCCGCGCTCGCCGTCCTGGACACCATCGAGCAGGCCGGCGTCCTCGCCCACGTGACCCGGGCCGGGCAGCGGCTGCGGCGCGGTCTTGAGGCACTGGCCCACCCGCTCGTGCGCGAAGTCCGCGGCGCCGGGCTGCTGTGGGGCGTCGCGCTCCACGGGGAGCACGCGGCGCTCGTACAGCAGTCGGCTCAGGACCGGGGGCTCCTGGTGAATGCGGTGTTGCCGGACGTCGTCCGGCTGGCCCCGCCGCTGATCGTGACGGACCGCGAGGTGGACAGCTTCCTCGACGGCTTCGGGGCGGCCCTGACAGCAGCCGCGCATAGCGTTCATCTCACTTCATTGCAACACTAG
- a CDS encoding DUF4097 family beta strand repeat-containing protein, producing MQKTEHATQKFETPAPISAVLDIPAGHIRFIAADRADTVVEILPANASKSRDVDAAQQVRVAYRDGVLRIEAPEPKRRLLGHSGSVEVTVQLPAGSQVEATVSAAEFRGVGRLGDVTLKAAQAAVKLDETRNARLTVLDGSISVGRLGGPAEISTQKGDIRIAEAVRGTVTLNTEHGDVSVDAARGVSAALNAGATYGRITNTLKNSDGIGTLLIHATTSYGDITARSL from the coding sequence ATGCAGAAGACCGAGCACGCGACGCAGAAGTTCGAGACTCCCGCCCCCATCTCCGCCGTCCTCGACATCCCGGCAGGACACATCCGGTTCATCGCGGCCGACCGGGCCGACACCGTGGTCGAGATCCTCCCCGCGAACGCCTCGAAGAGCCGTGACGTGGACGCGGCGCAGCAGGTCCGGGTCGCCTACCGCGACGGCGTTCTGCGGATCGAGGCCCCGGAGCCGAAGCGCCGGCTCCTCGGCCACTCAGGGTCCGTCGAGGTGACCGTCCAACTGCCCGCCGGCTCCCAGGTCGAGGCGACGGTGTCCGCCGCCGAGTTCCGGGGTGTCGGGCGTCTCGGCGACGTCACCCTCAAGGCTGCGCAGGCCGCGGTCAAGCTCGACGAGACCCGGAACGCCCGTCTCACGGTCCTCGACGGCAGCATCTCGGTCGGACGCCTCGGCGGCCCCGCGGAGATCAGCACCCAGAAGGGCGACATCCGCATCGCCGAGGCCGTGCGCGGCACCGTGACGCTGAACACCGAGCACGGAGACGTGTCGGTCGACGCCGCCCGCGGAGTCTCCGCCGCCCTGAACGCGGGCGCCACCTACGGCCGGATCACCAATACGCTCAAGAACTCCGACGGGATCGGCACCCTGCTCATCCACGCGACGACGTCCTACGGCGACATCACCGCCCGCAGCCTCTGA
- a CDS encoding LmbU family transcriptional regulator: protein MMAHQAEQAAGSLGGTATSLPQPPSRQPRVPAAPPRRGQVLTTRVGLQMPAKMAYDEWERAGRQLADVLDSSSWWLGDWLKYGKDHYTDRYQRGIRAAGLSYQTLRNYAWVSRRFDLTRRRPALSFQHHAELASMPVPDQDVWLDRAEQQQWTTKQLRSAIRAARRGEQQPAVPAEPSRRLEVPGSRLEWWHKAAEQQGIDFEQWVMATLDSAAANALDALGKPVVSSEIAELPGPQIIPERSRPVAISA from the coding sequence ATGATGGCGCATCAGGCCGAACAGGCCGCAGGGTCGCTCGGTGGCACGGCAACCTCTCTTCCGCAGCCCCCGTCACGACAGCCGCGCGTCCCGGCGGCCCCGCCGCGCCGGGGCCAGGTGCTGACGACCAGGGTGGGCCTGCAGATGCCGGCCAAGATGGCCTACGACGAGTGGGAGCGGGCCGGGCGCCAGCTCGCCGACGTACTCGACTCGTCGTCCTGGTGGCTGGGCGACTGGCTCAAGTACGGCAAGGACCACTACACCGACCGGTACCAGCGCGGGATCCGCGCGGCCGGCCTCTCGTACCAGACCCTGCGCAACTACGCATGGGTCTCACGGCGCTTCGACCTCACCCGGCGCCGCCCCGCCCTGAGTTTCCAGCACCACGCCGAACTGGCCTCCATGCCGGTCCCGGACCAGGACGTCTGGCTCGACCGCGCCGAGCAGCAGCAGTGGACCACCAAGCAGCTGCGCAGTGCCATCCGTGCCGCTCGCCGGGGCGAGCAGCAGCCGGCCGTTCCTGCGGAGCCGAGCCGTCGTCTGGAGGTCCCCGGCAGCCGTCTCGAGTGGTGGCACAAGGCCGCGGAGCAGCAGGGAATCGACTTCGAGCAGTGGGTGATGGCCACCCTGGACAGTGCGGCCGCGAACGCTCTGGACGCCCTCGGCAAGCCGGTGGTGAGCTCCGAGATCGCCGAGCTCCCCGGCCCGCAGATCATCCCGGAACGGTCCCGGCCCGTGGCCATCAGCGCCTGA
- a CDS encoding FMN-binding negative transcriptional regulator, translated as MFVPSFYREPDSSWMVDLIRGNPLALAVANGSPEAGPFATHLPVIFDPETSQDWSGELPGATLLGHLNRANPHWAALETGSVLLLTFTGPHSYVSPTVYEKTPAAPTWNFTSVHVRGVVEKIDSTEETLDVVQSTVRAFEGAFGNGWDMTESLGYFRKIVPAVGAFRFTVTGAEGMFKLSQEQPDEVRGRVRESFGQSACTYKRETAGLMSRLP; from the coding sequence ATGTTCGTGCCCAGCTTTTATCGCGAACCGGACAGTTCGTGGATGGTGGACCTGATCCGTGGTAATCCTTTGGCGCTCGCTGTGGCCAACGGCAGCCCCGAAGCCGGTCCGTTCGCCACGCACCTGCCGGTCATCTTCGACCCCGAGACCTCCCAGGACTGGTCCGGCGAGCTGCCGGGGGCCACGCTGCTCGGCCACCTGAACCGGGCCAATCCGCACTGGGCGGCGCTGGAGACGGGCAGCGTCCTGCTGCTGACCTTCACAGGGCCGCATTCCTATGTGTCGCCCACGGTCTACGAGAAGACTCCGGCCGCACCGACCTGGAATTTCACCTCGGTGCACGTCCGCGGTGTGGTGGAGAAGATCGACTCGACGGAGGAGACGCTGGACGTGGTGCAGTCCACCGTCCGCGCCTTCGAGGGAGCGTTCGGCAACGGCTGGGACATGACCGAGTCGCTCGGCTACTTCCGCAAGATCGTGCCTGCCGTGGGAGCCTTCCGCTTCACCGTGACCGGGGCCGAGGGCATGTTCAAGCTCAGCCAGGAACAACCGGACGAAGTGCGCGGCCGCGTACGGGAGTCGTTCGGACAGAGCGCGTGCACGTACAAGCGCGAGACCGCCGGACTGATGAGCCGGCTGCCGTGA
- a CDS encoding lysine N(6)-hydroxylase/L-ornithine N(5)-oxygenase family protein translates to MDVTGRPSQEIYDVVGIGFGPSNMSIAIALQEHEASSPEQPIRSHFFERQPMFGWHRNMLLPSTTMQISFLKDLVTFRNPVSRYSFISFLHASNRLVQFVNNQDFYPTRQEFHQYLEWAASGLNDRVTYGAEVTSIRPVTEAGASTPGLLEITVRGSDGTTDVVTARNVAISTGLVPRLPDGMTAGERVWHSSEFLSRFNAHSPADLKRVAVVGAGQSAAEITRFLYDSLPHAEVSAVLPSYGYSVADDTPFANQIFDPSAVDEYYFGTERARDSFWRYHRNTNYSVVDADVIRALYQRSYDEQVRGSQRLHFRNLTRVTEIEHVPDATRVVLHTLLDDRTEELAVDALVFATGYDGLDPARLLGEFDRNFLRDATGRHQVTRDYRLVTASDLTCGVYLQGGTEHTHGLTSALLSNIAVRSGEIADSIVLRRTEQEMAPSGSVEVALH, encoded by the coding sequence ATGGACGTAACGGGTAGGCCCAGCCAGGAGATCTACGACGTGGTCGGAATCGGGTTCGGCCCGTCCAACATGTCGATCGCGATCGCCTTGCAGGAACACGAAGCGAGCTCTCCTGAGCAACCGATCAGGTCCCATTTCTTCGAGCGGCAGCCGATGTTCGGCTGGCACCGGAACATGCTGCTGCCCTCGACGACCATGCAGATTTCCTTCCTCAAGGACCTGGTGACCTTCAGGAATCCGGTGTCCCGGTACAGCTTCATCTCGTTTCTGCACGCCTCGAACCGGCTGGTGCAGTTCGTGAACAACCAGGACTTCTACCCGACCCGCCAGGAATTCCACCAGTACCTGGAGTGGGCGGCCTCCGGCCTGAACGACCGGGTCACGTACGGCGCCGAGGTCACCTCGATCCGGCCCGTCACCGAGGCCGGGGCCTCGACGCCCGGCCTGCTCGAGATCACGGTGCGCGGCAGCGACGGCACCACCGACGTCGTCACCGCCCGCAACGTGGCCATCTCGACGGGCCTGGTGCCGCGTCTGCCGGACGGCATGACGGCCGGCGAACGCGTGTGGCACAGCTCGGAGTTCCTGAGCAGGTTCAACGCGCACTCCCCGGCCGATCTCAAGAGGGTCGCAGTGGTCGGAGCCGGCCAGAGCGCGGCCGAGATCACCCGCTTCCTCTACGACTCGCTCCCGCACGCCGAGGTCTCCGCGGTCCTCCCGTCGTACGGCTACTCCGTCGCCGACGACACCCCCTTCGCCAACCAGATCTTCGACCCCAGCGCGGTCGACGAGTACTACTTCGGCACCGAGCGGGCGCGGGACTCGTTCTGGCGCTACCACCGCAACACCAACTACTCGGTGGTGGACGCCGATGTCATCCGGGCCCTGTACCAGCGGTCGTACGACGAGCAGGTGCGCGGCAGCCAGCGACTCCACTTCCGCAACCTCACCCGGGTCACGGAGATCGAGCACGTCCCCGACGCGACGCGGGTGGTCCTGCACACGCTGCTCGACGACCGGACGGAGGAACTGGCCGTCGACGCGCTGGTGTTCGCCACCGGCTACGACGGTCTCGACCCGGCCCGTCTGCTCGGCGAGTTCGACCGGAACTTCCTGCGCGACGCGACGGGCCGGCACCAGGTGACGCGCGACTACCGCCTCGTCACCGCCTCCGACCTGACGTGCGGCGTCTATCTCCAGGGCGGCACCGAGCACACCCACGGTCTGACGTCGGCCCTGCTCTCCAACATCGCGGTGCGCAGCGGCGAGATCGCCGATTCGATCGTGCTGCGGCGCACGGAACAGGAGATGGCCCCGTCCGGTTCCGTAGAGGTCGCGCTCCACTGA